From Rutidosis leptorrhynchoides isolate AG116_Rl617_1_P2 chromosome 3, CSIRO_AGI_Rlap_v1, whole genome shotgun sequence, a single genomic window includes:
- the LOC139896797 gene encoding large ribosomal subunit protein eL21x/eL21w-like, translated as MPAGHGLRSRTRDLFARGFRKKGTIHLSTYLRTYHVGDYVDVKVNGAIHKGMPHKFYHGRTGQVWNVTKRAIGVEMNKQVGNRIIKKRIHVRIEHVMPSRCNEELKQRIKKNDQLKADAKAKGLVISTKRQPLGPKPGFMVEGTTLETVTPIPYDVVNDLKGGY; from the exons ATGCCGGCCGGACATGGACTCCGATCTCGTACCAGAGATTTGTTTGCACGAGGCTTCAGGAAGAAGGGTACCATTCATCTATCAACATACCTGAGAACATATCACGTCGGTGATTACGTTGACGTTAAGGTTAACGGCGCCATTCATAAAGGTATGCCTCATAAGTTCTATCACGGCCGTACCGGTCAGGTCTGGAACGTCACCAAACGCGCCATCGGCGTTGAAATGAACAAACAG GTCGGTAACAGAATCATCAAGAAGAGGATTCATGTGCGAATTGAGCATGTGATGCCATCAAGGTGCAATGAGGAGTTGAAACAGAGGATCAAGAAGAACGATCAACTTAAGGCTGATGCTAAGGCTAAGGGTTTGGTGATCAGTACCAAGAGGCAACCACTTGGACCTAAACCGGGATTCATGGTTGAAGGAACTACTCTAGAGACTGTTACTCCTATTCCCTATGATGTTGTCAATGATCTCAAGGGTGGATATTAA